From a region of the Zerene cesonia ecotype Mississippi chromosome 11, Zerene_cesonia_1.1, whole genome shotgun sequence genome:
- the LOC119830264 gene encoding myotubularin-related protein 9, whose protein sequence is MEFIELILINKLDGVILKYPHHDNVDGTVCITGHHLILSSRKEGVRELWLLHKNIDCIEKKENKLSGGIIQGGSLYLKCKDLRIFQLDISSTTELNLVAQTLENLSNLQDPSLFYPFFYRHMHPIMENGYTLYSIEGEFTKVLATEEWRISRVNQHYTVTPSYAKAVVVPKVIDDETLLAAASFRQGGRFPVLSYRHNNGAVLLRAGQPLYGPKHRRCKPDELILNSVVNVGMKGIIYDLRSTNSISQHQNKGGGTESAANYSQWKIYNRSMDDVDNQQQLLESFSKLIEACLDKEISSDKWISRLESCGWPESVRNSLHTACIIAQHIHHKGEPVLIHGTRGEDATLLVCSLVQIILSPDCRTIRGLQALIEREWLQAGHPFGARLRCGPHASAPRAAPTFPLLLDCVRQFLEQFPCSFEYRQSFLIALFEHAYASQFGTFLCDSDQERETRGVYQQTTSIWSWINQPDELSTYINPLYDPTPNVIWPSVAPMSFVIWEELYLRWLVPQHTEEREEQYKVIRTREQHLRSQAQQLRRELLDLAAQYYNKGDK, encoded by the exons ATGGAATTTATTGAgcttatactaataaataagttagatggtgtaattttaaaatatcctcATCATGACAATGTAGACGGAACTGTATGTATCACAGGCCATCACCTCATTTTGAGTTCAAGAAAAGAAGGCGTTCGAGAACTAtgg CTTCTTCACAAGAATATAGACTGTATagagaaaaaagaaaacaaattaagtgGGGGTATAATTCAAGGAggttcattatatttaaaatgcaaggatctaagaatatttcaattagaTATAAGTAGCACAACAGAATTGAATCTCGTTGCGCAGACTTTAGAAAATCTATCGAACCTACAAGACCCAAGCTTGTTTTATCCATTCTTCTATAGACATATGCATCCTATCATGGAAAATGGATATACATTATACAG TATTGAAGGAGAATTCACGAAAGTGTTAGCAACAGAAGAATGGCGCATATCCCGTGTAAACCAACATTATACGGTCACACCTAGTTATgcaaaagcagtggtggtaCCAAAAGTTATAGACGATGAGACATTATTAGCTGCGGCAAGTTTCAGACAGGGTGGTCGATTTCCAGTACTTTCTTATAGGCATAATAATGGG GCTGTATTGTTAAGAGCTGGTCAACCACTATATGGCCCAAAACATCGAAGGTGTAAACCCGATGAACTTATTCTTAACTCAGTTGTTAATGTTGGAATGAAAGGCATTATTTATGACTTAAGAAGCACTAATTCAATATCACAACATCAAAACAAAG GAGGTGGTACGGAGAGTGCGGCAAACTACTCCCAGTggaaaatatacaatagatCCATGGATGATGTTGATAATCAACAACAGTTATTAGAGAGCTTTTCCAAGTTAATTGAag catGTCTAGACAAAGAGATATCATCGGACAAGTGGATCTCAAGATTGGAGTCGTGCGGTTGGCCGGAGTCAGTTCGCAACTCGCTTCACACGGCATGTATTATAGCGCAACACATACACCAT AAAGGTGAACCAGTTTTAATTCATGGTACGCGTGGTGAGGATGCAACATTGCTTGTCTGCTCTCTGGTGCAAATTATACTGAGCCCTGATTGTCGAACTATCAGAGG GCTGCAAGCGCTAATAGAGCGCGAGTGGCTGCAGGCGGGGCACCCGTTCGGCGCGCGGCTGCGCTGCGGGCCGCACGCGagcgcgccgcgcgccgcgcccaCCTTCCCGCTGCTGCTCGACTGCGTGCGCCAGTTCCTCGAGCAGTTCCCGTGCAGCTTCGAGTACCGGCAGTCGTTCTTGATCGCACTCTTCGAGCACGCGTACGCGAGCCAGTTCG GAACATTCCTCTGCGACAGTGACCAAGAGCGCGAAACCCGTGGGGTCTATCAGCAGACAACCAGTATATGGTCATGGATCAACCAGCCAGATGAGTTGTCCACATACATCAATCCGCTGTACGATCCCACACCTAATGTCATATGGCCGTCTGTTGCACCTATGAGCTTCGTAATATGGGAAG AACTGTACCTCCGCTGGCTGGTCCCGCAGCACACGGAGGAACGCGAAGAGCAGTACAAGGTGATACGGACCAGGGAGCAACATCTGCGCTCGCAGGCGCAGCAGTTGCGCAGGGAATTGCTCGATCTAGCCGCACAGTACTATAATAAGGGTGATAAATAG